In Gemmatimonadota bacterium, the DNA window CGCTTTCCGAACACAAACTGGGAAACAAGAAAGCTACCGGCATCGATAAATCCCTGCTCGACCTTGTCTGCCCAATTAAGGTAATCGTCCAGGTTCAGGCTGAGTATGTCACGTCTTCTACATCCGATCGCCGGGGCTTGGGGGCCGGTTTTACCCTGGGAAGTAGCAACTCTACGATCCTCTTGTGTCTTTAATAGCGCGACAGCCTGTAGAAACTGATTCCCGTCTACACCTTGAAGCACGCCGCCGAGTGAATTGTACAGACGCCTTTTCCTTTTCTCCCAGTCATCTCTGAGTGAGAAATGCTCCGCGTCCGCAGCAAATGACGCGGTAGCCAGTTCAAAAACATTAAGGGTCACTCCACCTGTATTGACCTTTTCGAATACTGCGCATACTGCTTCCTTGGGGGTTTCCTTACTCAGGCTAATCACCGGTAGTTGATACTTGGAAAACTGCGACACCACAGTCTGTGTGAAACTGTTGGCGATTTCAGGGGCGTCACAGCCTGGTGATGCCTCTTCTTTCCAGTAGTTTAGGTAGCCCATTATCCATTCTAAAGGATTCATTATCTGTTCTGTCGGTATTTTGTGTTCCTTGTATTCCAGTTCCAAAGTTGAAAGGTTGAGGACTTCCTCCCTTCCGAAATCCCTTGTTATCCTTTTATCCTCTGGTACGCTCATTACGAATCCATCAGGATCTGCGTCCGGTTCTGTCGCTACCTTCATGTCAATGTAATACCATCGCTTGATTCTTTTGTTGCGGGAGTCGTGAGTATCTACAGGACCGGGGTAGCGCAATGCCTGGTAGAGCGAAGTCAACCGTTGTTGTCCGTCAAGCAGATAGATGTCCGGAGACACAGCGGATTCTTCGTCCACGCCTTCAATTGGCCGCGCTTTCAAACGAATCTCACCGCCTGCCGACAAGGTCATTACTGCGCCAATTGGGAAACCTCGACAAATGCTGATCAGTAGCCCCTTTATTCTGTCATCGTCCCACACCCAACCCCGTTGAAAATCCGGAAGTTGGATGTCGCCCTTGTCCACTTGATTGAGTAAATTATCCAGAAGCACTGGATTGGTTTGAAACATGGTATTCTCCAAACTCGAAGAAGAATCCCTTTGAAGGGACTTGGTCGTCAATCGTATAGAAAACTATTCTCAGCATTAGAATGTTTTCTAACAGAATAGTTGAACAAGTTATTCAATGTGTAACAGCAATGCAAGATCGTCCGTTACCAAGCCTTGAATTAACTTCAACGAATCAATATGAGTTGCATGGAAAGAGGTAAGAAAGAGACCTAGGTAGATAAACCACACCAAGCTATACTTGACAATTTATGAAATTTGTATACCTTGTTGTAAAATAACTATGAAAAATGATGACAAGGTTTACAAATGACAATCTCCAGGATATTCGAACCGCCGACCAGAAGCTTCTTTCTTCTTGGACCGCGAGGTGTGGGCAAAAGCACGTATCTGCGAAGTGCGTTTCCCGATGCCCATGTCGTCGATCTGCTCTCAGAAGCTACCTACCACCGCCTGCTTGCGAATCCAGGACTGCTGGCCTCGGAGTTGCGTGCCGTACCTGAAGACCGCTGGGTCATTTTAGATGAAATACAGCGGCTGCCTTCCCTGCTGAACGAAGTGCATCGTTTCATTGAGGAACGGAAGCTGCGTTTCGTCCTGTGCGGGTCCAGCGTAAGAAAACTCAAGCGGGCTGGCGTGAATCTGCTGGCGGGTCGGGCATTGCGCCGCGCGATGCATCCCTTCGTACCCGATGAACTGGGGAAACGATTCGACCTTGAGGACGCAATGCGAAACGGGTTGTTGCCCATTGTCTGGGATTCGGAGGACCGGTCGGAGACGCTCTCCGCCTATACGCAGATGTATCTCAGGGAAGAGATTCAGTCCGAAGCACTGGTGCGCAACCTGCCCGGATTCGCGCGGTTTCTTCCCGTTGCCGCGCTTTTTCACGGTCAGGTGCTGAACGCCACCAACATAGCCAGCGAAGCACAGGTTTCACGGCCGACAGTGACCAATTACCTGGATATTCTCGAGGAGACGCTGCTGTGCTTCCGATTGCCGGCGTTCGAGGCAAGACTGCGTGTGAGGGAAAGGAAGCTGCCCAAATGGTTCTGGTGCGATCCGGGCATAGTGCGTGCCATGAAAAACCAGAAGGGACCGGCAGCACCGGAAGAACGTGGCGTCCTGTTCGAAGGGTTAGTCGCACAGTTGATCCGGTCGTACAAGGACTACCGTGACCTTTGCGACGAGTGGTACTACTGGGCGACGGCCATTCAGAATAGAACGGAAGTGGATTTCCTGCTTGAACGCGGAGGTGCGTTTGTGGCTGTCGAAGTAAAATCCGGCGGCACGTTCTCACGGTCCTGGTGCACAGGATTGAGAGCGGTGGCCGACCTGGACGGCCTTTGCCGGCGGATCATTGTCTACCCCGATGGACCGGAGCTACAGACCGAGGACGGTATCGAGGTCCTGCCTTTTTCGGTTTTCTCTAACATACTGGCTGATGACAATCTGTGGCCGTGATCCGACCAATGCCCTGACATCAATTTCCCGCTGAACGATCCTCTTTCGAGGTTCCTGCCCTTTTTGAGTCTCCTGCCTTTCCGTCTAATTTACCTCACACTTACCGCAGCAGTTCGCCCGGAATCCTGGACCCGAGGTATTCCGCCTCGGGGTCGCGCTCGGCGATGATCGCCGGCACCGGATCGGTCCAATAGGCCGGAACGGTGTCGGGGCGCCGGTGCCAGGCCAGCACCAGGGTGCGGCGCTCGTCGGTCAGGTTCCGATGCGCCGAGTGCAGTACGCGGGCATCGGCCAGCACCAGGTCGCCGGCCTTGACGCAGACCTCGACCTGATCCGGGTGGTCGCTGAACATGGTGGGATGATCTTCGGCAATGAATCGGGCGCCTTGCTCATGGGCCGGCACCAGCTGGTCGTGCAGCGGGATGCGCTTCAGGTGAGTGCCGGGGATGATCTTGAGACATCCGTTCTCTCGCGACGTATCGCTCAGGTAGTAGGACACGAAGATGATCTGCGGCCAGGGCGAGCAACTCATCGGATCGTTCCACTGCATCCAGTCCTGGTGCCAGTACAGGGCCGGTTCTCCGGGATCCTTGGTGAGGAGGATGATACCGCCGGTGCTGGCGAAGTCGCCCAGACCCATCTGTTCAAGGGCGCGCCGTGTGGCCGGCCAGTCGAGCAACTTCTGGATGGTCGGGTTATCAGTCCCCTGCGCGGTGACGTGCTGGCCCTGGTACCTGACGTCGGGTGGCGGCACCCAGTCTTCCATCATGCGCTCGGTTTCGATACGCAACTCCTGAAGGAAGGTGTCGCTGAGAATATCGTCGACCACGCAGAAGCCGTCGCGCATTAGTTGTTGGCGTTTTTCAATAGCTTGTTCGGGGGACATGGAATCCTCGTAAGAGTGTGGTGAAGCCAGGAACTTTCGGACTAACCCATCCAGGGATACGGTGAACAAGGTATCTACAAAGTATACACGAAACAAGATCGACTAGTGACCCAATCGTAGATTCCCACTTCCGGGTCCGCTTTTTACTCTCCAATTGCGCCCGCAATATAACCCTCGCCTATATCCGCTTTGTGAATCCACAGAACAGTCGCCTCAGTCACGCAAGCCTGCACAAAAAACCCAATTTTCGCACGATTGTTACCAGATTTGCTGTGATTTCTACGACTGATTCGTAAAGCAGCGTTGGTCGCGCACATCGATTCGACGCTCGAACGAGACCATTCACCTAAACTGCATGGGAGGAAATTGAACATGGAACTCGCTCAACTTCTCATTTCGCCGGGCATGTTGCTGGCAGCCTTCATCTTCTTTTGGAAGCAGAACAGAATCATCATCGACGAACTGAAGAGTGAGATCGTGCCGCTACGCAAGGAGATCACATCCATCCGGGAAGAAATGCACGATATGAACGGACGCCTCGGCCGCGTCGAAGGCTTGTTGATGACCCTGGACTTTGAAAAACTGCATAAGAAGTAGTCGATTCCCAACCGGCGCATGGGCCGGAACGAGAGTGTCGGACACGCCTGCCGAACCAGGTTACTCACAAATTGGAGGTAAGGCCATGGAACTCGCTCAACTTCTTGTCACACCAACCACCTTGTTGATGGCCTTCATCTTCTTTTGGAAGCAGGCCAAAACCGGCAGAGAAGAACTGAGACGTGAATTGAAATCGGACATTAAGGACTTGAAGTCAGATATGAAGGGAATGAAGGAGGAGTTAAAGGAAGAAATAGCTTCGGTTCGCAACGATGTCGCTTCCATCCGGGAAGAAATGCACGACATGAACGGACGGCTCGGTCGCGTCGAGGGTCTGCTGATGACCTCCGACGTTGTTCGATCGAGCAAAGAGTAACGACAGTAAAAAAGGTGTAAGTGTATGACAAACGGACATGTAATAACTGCCGGACTGCGCCCCCTATCGAAGAGGAGGAAGGATTGTGATGGAACTCGCCCAGCTTCTCCTGACACCCGTTACGCTGCTGTCGGCTTTCATCTTCTTTTGGAAACAGACCAAGGCCATAACCAACGAACTGAGAATGGAACTGAAGGCAGATATGAAGGAATTGAAGGAAGAGTTAAAGGAAGAGATTGGGTCCGTGCGCACGGAAGTTTCCTCCATGCGGGAGGAAATGCACGACATGAATGGAAGGCTCGGACGTGTCGAGGGCCTGCTGAAGATCACGGATTCCGGTTGATTTCCGGGATCGGTCTTAACCTTCCGCCAGCTTCTTCCGGAGCAACTCGTTCACCATCTTCGGATTCGCCTTGCCCTGGGTCGCGCGCATGACCTGGCCCATGAAGAAGCCGAGGAGCTTGGTCTTGCCGGCCCGGTATTCGGCCACGTCGTCGGGATGTTCGGTGAGGATGCCGGCGACGACGCCTTCGAGTTCGCCGGTATCCGAGATCTGCACGAGGCCCTGCTCCTCGATGACCTGGGCCGGCGCCTTGCCTGTTTCAGCCATGATGTCGAGGACGTCCTTGCCGATCTTGCCGCTGATCTTTTCTTCCTTGATCTGCCCGAGGAGCTGGGCCAGGTGATCGGGCGGTATACGGGCTTCGAGGGTCTCCTGGTCCATGTGGTTCTCGTGCTGGACGCGCAGCAGTTCGCTGAGCATCCAGTTGCTTACGGTGCGTGCTTCTTCGGCCGTTCCTCCCGCTGCTTCACCGGATGCTCCGACAGCCACTTCGCCGGCCGCATAAGTGACGCATGTCTCAAAGTAGTCGGCCCGGGTGCGGTTCTCCGTCAGTTGCCGCGCCATGTCCTGCGGCAGTCCGTATTCATCGACGAAGCGCCGCATGCGCACGTCGGGGAGTTCGGGCAGGTCTTCGCCGATCTCGTCCACCCAGGAACGGGCGATCTCGACGGTGACGAGGTCGGGATCGGGGAAGTAACGGTAGT includes these proteins:
- a CDS encoding DUF262 domain-containing protein, which codes for MFQTNPVLLDNLLNQVDKGDIQLPDFQRGWVWDDDRIKGLLISICRGFPIGAVMTLSAGGEIRLKARPIEGVDEESAVSPDIYLLDGQQRLTSLYQALRYPGPVDTHDSRNKRIKRWYYIDMKVATEPDADPDGFVMSVPEDKRITRDFGREEVLNLSTLELEYKEHKIPTEQIMNPLEWIMGYLNYWKEEASPGCDAPEIANSFTQTVVSQFSKYQLPVISLSKETPKEAVCAVFEKVNTGGVTLNVFELATASFAADAEHFSLRDDWEKRKRRLYNSLGGVLQGVDGNQFLQAVALLKTQEDRRVATSQGKTGPQAPAIGCRRRDILSLNLDDYLNWADKVEQGFIDAGSFLVSQFVFGKRNVPYGTQLVPLAVLFVELEKELDPYNAKRKLEQWYWSGVFGEAYGGTVETQFALDLEEVARWIRGGPSPRLVVEATFTPERLLTLRTRNSAAYKGLYALQMKNGAVDWRTNQPLTFMLFVDRYIDIHHIFPVAWCEDDGTPAVPSRLYNSVINKTPIDAVTNRIIGRKAPSVYLTSLQKDLSPVSVDDVLLSHWIDPALLRVDDFAQAFVTRGERMLDLIGQAMGRDLGSGRDIFNTALTDAGIAEGEYDEEPEFEELGVAS
- a CDS encoding phytanoyl-CoA dioxygenase family protein; the encoded protein is MSPEQAIEKRQQLMRDGFCVVDDILSDTFLQELRIETERMMEDWVPPPDVRYQGQHVTAQGTDNPTIQKLLDWPATRRALEQMGLGDFASTGGIILLTKDPGEPALYWHQDWMQWNDPMSCSPWPQIIFVSYYLSDTSRENGCLKIIPGTHLKRIPLHDQLVPAHEQGARFIAEDHPTMFSDHPDQVEVCVKAGDLVLADARVLHSAHRNLTDERRTLVLAWHRRPDTVPAYWTDPVPAIIAERDPEAEYLGSRIPGELLR
- a CDS encoding ATP-binding protein → MTISRIFEPPTRSFFLLGPRGVGKSTYLRSAFPDAHVVDLLSEATYHRLLANPGLLASELRAVPEDRWVILDEIQRLPSLLNEVHRFIEERKLRFVLCGSSVRKLKRAGVNLLAGRALRRAMHPFVPDELGKRFDLEDAMRNGLLPIVWDSEDRSETLSAYTQMYLREEIQSEALVRNLPGFARFLPVAALFHGQVLNATNIASEAQVSRPTVTNYLDILEETLLCFRLPAFEARLRVRERKLPKWFWCDPGIVRAMKNQKGPAAPEERGVLFEGLVAQLIRSYKDYRDLCDEWYYWATAIQNRTEVDFLLERGGAFVAVEVKSGGTFSRSWCTGLRAVADLDGLCRRIIVYPDGPELQTEDGIEVLPFSVFSNILADDNLWP